One genomic window of Mucilaginibacter sp. SJ includes the following:
- the recQ gene encoding DNA helicase RecQ, which yields METKKSLFDNLQNFFGFDNFKGEQEAIITNILAGNDTFVIMPTGGGKSMCYQLPALMSDGTAIVISPLIALMKNQVDQLRAFGGSDSIAHFLNSSLTKSEIGKVKEDVLAGKTKLLYVAPESLTKQENIDFLRLNHVSFVAVDEAHCISEWGHDFRPEYRKIRQVISNIGENIPIIALTATATPKVQQDIQKNLQMNNATVFKSSFNRGNLFYEVRAKRNVIKEIVKFVKQNQGKSGIVYCLSRKKVEEVAEALNLNGVRALPYHAGLDPKVRAETQDKFLMEDVDVIVATIAFGMGIDKPDVRYVIHHDVPKSMEGYYQETGRAGRDGGEGVCVAFYSEKDIDKLQKFMKDKPVSEREIGTQILKEVIDYCESSVCRRKQLLHYFGENFNEAGCNNMCDNCCTHKEHFDGEEHLHRALSLIKHIGEKFDDHHILSILMGEENSQVKNYEHDQLDYYGSGKEQGKNLWNSLLRQALLNNYISKDIDQYGLLRLTKSGIGFIENPHSIRFVLNKVMEAADDDNDDDGPKQSGGALDTQLLQMLKELRKKLAKQKGLPPFVIFQDPSLEEMCTHYPINTEELKQISGVGAGKALKFGKPFTDLIQKYVEDNDIDRPIDMVIKSAANKSALKVFIIQNIDRHLNLDDIAASKGLTYEEILKEVETIVNSGTKLNLNYYIDEVIDEDKQEEVFDYFRTAEADSIDEALAELGSDDYTREEVQLMRIKFMSELGN from the coding sequence ATAGAAACAAAGAAATCGCTATTTGACAATCTCCAGAATTTTTTCGGGTTTGATAATTTTAAGGGAGAACAGGAAGCGATAATAACCAACATCCTGGCCGGTAATGATACATTCGTTATTATGCCTACTGGTGGCGGCAAATCGATGTGTTATCAGTTACCAGCTTTGATGAGCGATGGCACGGCAATCGTAATTTCACCATTGATAGCCCTGATGAAAAATCAGGTAGATCAGCTCAGGGCGTTTGGAGGATCAGATAGTATAGCCCATTTTTTAAATTCATCACTTACAAAATCAGAGATAGGCAAGGTTAAGGAAGATGTACTGGCAGGGAAAACCAAGTTATTGTACGTGGCCCCCGAATCGTTAACCAAGCAGGAAAATATTGATTTCTTACGCCTTAACCACGTTTCATTCGTGGCGGTAGATGAAGCGCATTGCATTTCGGAGTGGGGGCATGATTTCAGGCCCGAATACCGTAAAATACGCCAGGTGATCAGTAATATAGGCGAAAATATCCCCATAATTGCTCTAACAGCTACAGCTACCCCAAAAGTTCAGCAGGATATTCAAAAAAACCTGCAAATGAATAACGCAACCGTATTTAAATCGTCATTTAACCGGGGTAACCTGTTTTATGAAGTTAGGGCCAAGCGTAATGTTATCAAAGAGATTGTAAAATTTGTAAAACAAAATCAGGGCAAATCGGGAATTGTGTATTGCCTTAGCCGCAAAAAGGTTGAGGAAGTAGCCGAGGCGCTGAACCTTAACGGGGTAAGAGCATTGCCCTATCATGCAGGGCTTGATCCTAAAGTGCGTGCAGAAACGCAGGACAAATTCCTGATGGAAGATGTTGATGTTATTGTTGCTACGATTGCATTCGGTATGGGTATTGATAAACCCGATGTTCGCTACGTTATACACCATGATGTGCCTAAAAGTATGGAAGGTTACTACCAGGAAACAGGAAGGGCCGGGCGTGACGGAGGAGAAGGTGTTTGCGTGGCTTTTTATTCGGAAAAGGACATTGATAAGCTTCAGAAATTTATGAAAGACAAGCCTGTTTCAGAACGTGAAATAGGTACTCAGATACTAAAGGAAGTTATTGACTATTGCGAATCATCGGTTTGCCGTCGTAAACAGTTGTTGCATTATTTTGGCGAAAACTTCAATGAGGCAGGCTGTAATAACATGTGCGATAATTGCTGCACCCATAAAGAGCATTTTGATGGGGAGGAGCACCTGCACAGGGCATTAAGTTTGATTAAGCATATTGGCGAGAAGTTTGACGACCACCATATCCTCAGCATATTAATGGGTGAGGAAAATTCTCAGGTCAAAAATTATGAGCATGATCAGCTTGACTATTACGGCTCGGGCAAAGAACAAGGTAAAAATCTTTGGAACTCGCTTTTAAGGCAGGCGTTACTCAATAATTACATTTCAAAAGACATTGATCAATACGGGCTTTTAAGGCTCACTAAAAGTGGCATTGGCTTTATTGAGAATCCGCACAGTATCCGTTTTGTTTTGAATAAGGTAATGGAGGCTGCTGACGATGACAACGATGATGACGGACCAAAACAAAGCGGCGGTGCACTTGATACCCAATTGCTGCAAATGCTTAAAGAGCTGCGTAAAAAGCTGGCCAAACAAAAAGGATTGCCACCATTTGTAATATTCCAGGACCCTTCGTTAGAAGAGATGTGCACCCATTATCCGATCAACACCGAAGAACTTAAACAAATTTCGGGCGTTGGTGCAGGCAAGGCGCTGAAATTTGGTAAACCTTTTACGGATTTGATCCAGAAATATGTAGAGGATAACGATATTGACCGGCCAATTGATATGGTGATCAAGAGTGCTGCCAATAAATCGGCGCTTAAAGTGTTCATTATCCAAAATATCGACAGACATTTAAACCTTGATGATATTGCTGCTTCAAAAGGTCTTACTTATGAGGAGATCCTGAAAGAAGTTGAAACTATCGTTAACTCAGGAACCAAGCTCAATCTGAACTACTATATTGATGAGGTGATTGACGAAGATAAGCAGGAAGAAGTATTTGATTATTTCCGTACTGCAGAAGCCGATTCCATTGATGAAGCCTTAGCCGAACTGGGCAGCGATGATTACACCCGTGAAGAGGTGCAGTTAATGCGTATTAAATTCATGTCGGAGTTGGGGAATTAG
- a CDS encoding bifunctional nuclease family protein, giving the protein MKKIKLDIVGLSYSQTQSGAYALVLGEVSGRRRLPIIIGSFEAQAIAIEIEKMTPSRPLTHDLFKSFAQAYQIEVQEVIIYNLVDGIFYAKLVCSDGKRSVEIDARTSDAIAVAVRFDCPIFTYEFILSTAGIVIEGNDFVYLENINETPEEKSVSASVSGYASISTEELKTKLQEALAEESYEKAAKIRDELNKRKAS; this is encoded by the coding sequence ATGAAAAAAATAAAGCTTGATATTGTCGGCTTATCATATAGTCAAACCCAATCGGGCGCGTATGCGCTTGTTTTGGGCGAAGTTAGCGGTCGCCGCCGTTTGCCTATTATCATCGGGAGTTTTGAAGCCCAGGCTATAGCTATCGAAATAGAAAAGATGACCCCGAGCCGCCCGCTTACGCACGACCTGTTCAAGAGCTTCGCCCAGGCTTACCAAATTGAAGTTCAGGAAGTGATCATTTATAATTTAGTTGATGGGATATTTTATGCCAAATTAGTTTGCAGCGACGGAAAGCGTTCTGTAGAAATAGATGCCCGCACTTCTGACGCTATTGCAGTAGCTGTACGCTTTGACTGCCCTATCTTCACTTATGAATTTATTCTTTCAACTGCGGGCATTGTTATAGAGGGCAATGATTTTGTTTATCTGGAAAATATCAATGAAACGCCTGAAGAAAAATCTGTAAGCGCATCAGTAAGCGGTTACGCTTCTATCAGTACCGAGGAGCTGAAAACCAAACTACAGGAAGCCCTGGCCGAAGAATCATATGAAAAAGCCGCCAAGATTCGCGATGAACTGAACAAACGTAAAGCTTCCTGA
- a CDS encoding electron transfer flavoprotein subunit alpha/FixB family protein → MSVLIYAENAGGKFKKSIFEAVSYARAIADQNNTSVTAVSIGNVDATELASLGKYGADKVLNVSGDKLKDFINQAYASVIAEAAKKEGSAVVVLSNTFSGRGLAPRIGVKLEAGVADGAVALPEQAVGSFKVKKTAFSGKAFAMVELTSAIKVIALVPNSYKVVETGGAAQVEDFSVETKASDFKAMIKEIVRSTDKVSLPDAEIVVSGGRGLKGPENWGMIEELAELLGAATACSKPVSDAGWRPHSEHVGQTGIAVSPNLYIAVGISGAIQHLAGVSSSKVIVVINKDPEAPFFKVADYGIVGDAFEVLPKLIAAVKEYKASA, encoded by the coding sequence ATGTCAGTTTTAATATATGCGGAAAACGCCGGGGGCAAATTCAAAAAATCAATTTTTGAAGCAGTTTCTTATGCCCGTGCTATTGCCGATCAAAATAATACTTCCGTTACTGCTGTTTCAATAGGTAATGTTGATGCCACAGAATTAGCTTCATTAGGTAAATATGGCGCTGATAAAGTGCTTAACGTATCCGGAGATAAACTAAAAGATTTTATAAACCAAGCCTATGCCTCTGTTATAGCCGAAGCTGCTAAAAAAGAAGGCTCAGCTGTTGTCGTGTTATCCAACACCTTCTCAGGACGTGGTTTAGCCCCCCGAATAGGAGTAAAACTGGAGGCAGGCGTTGCTGATGGTGCTGTGGCACTCCCTGAACAGGCAGTCGGCTCGTTCAAGGTTAAAAAAACAGCATTTTCAGGTAAAGCTTTTGCAATGGTCGAGCTTACTTCGGCTATTAAAGTTATCGCTCTCGTACCTAATTCTTACAAAGTTGTGGAAACAGGAGGCGCTGCCCAGGTTGAGGATTTCAGCGTCGAAACCAAAGCTTCTGACTTTAAGGCCATGATCAAAGAAATTGTTCGTTCAACCGATAAAGTTTCCCTGCCCGATGCTGAAATTGTGGTATCAGGAGGCCGTGGTTTGAAAGGGCCTGAAAACTGGGGCATGATAGAAGAACTGGCTGAGCTTTTAGGTGCTGCCACCGCTTGCTCAAAACCTGTTTCGGATGCAGGCTGGAGGCCACATAGCGAACACGTTGGACAAACCGGTATAGCTGTCAGTCCAAATTTGTATATTGCAGTCGGAATTTCGGGTGCTATTCAACACCTGGCCGGGGTAAGTTCATCAAAAGTCATAGTAGTAATAAACAAAGATCCGGAAGCACCGTTTTTTAAGGTGGCAGATTACGGAATTGTGGGCGACGCTTTTGAAGTACTCCCTAAATTAATAGCAGCCGTTAAAGAATATAAAGCTTCAGCATAA
- the rlmB gene encoding 23S rRNA (guanosine(2251)-2'-O)-methyltransferase RlmB, which yields MAFNSRPQRESNQMVFGIRAVVEAIRSGKEIEALFIQRGISGGLIQELKELMNEYQITAQQVPVEKLNRITQKNHQGVIAVISPIVYQKIENIIPEVFERGETPLILVLDSITDVRNMGAIARTAECAGVHAIVIPAKGSAQINPDAIKTSAGALYKIPVCRHDNFMQTVRFLQESGLQLVCCTEKTQDNIYTPDYTVPTAIVMGSEEDGIRNEIIRISDHLAKIPMFGEIESLNVSVSTGVILYEAVRQRSLSVN from the coding sequence ATGGCATTTAATTCAAGGCCTCAGCGCGAAAGCAATCAAATGGTTTTTGGTATCAGGGCGGTAGTAGAAGCGATCCGTTCGGGTAAAGAGATTGAGGCGTTATTTATACAGCGAGGCATAAGCGGCGGCCTGATACAGGAGCTTAAAGAACTGATGAACGAGTATCAGATAACAGCACAACAGGTCCCTGTTGAGAAACTGAACCGTATTACCCAAAAAAATCACCAGGGAGTTATAGCTGTGATTTCGCCTATTGTTTATCAAAAGATAGAGAACATCATTCCCGAAGTATTTGAGAGGGGGGAAACGCCGTTAATTTTAGTTTTAGACAGCATTACTGATGTGAGGAATATGGGTGCCATTGCCCGTACTGCCGAATGTGCAGGTGTGCATGCTATCGTGATCCCGGCCAAGGGCTCGGCGCAGATAAATCCTGATGCCATTAAAACATCGGCTGGCGCATTATACAAAATCCCTGTTTGCCGGCATGATAATTTTATGCAAACTGTACGCTTCCTTCAGGAATCGGGCTTGCAACTGGTTTGTTGCACCGAAAAAACACAGGACAATATTTACACTCCGGATTATACAGTACCTACGGCCATCGTTATGGGATCGGAAGAGGACGGAATTCGTAACGAGATCATCCGAATCTCCGACCACCTGGCCAAGATTCCTATGTTTGGTGAAATTGAATCATTGAATGTATCTGTATCAACCGGGGTGATTTTGTATGAGGCGGTGAGGCAGCGATCTTTGTCAGTTAATTAG
- a CDS encoding mannose-1-phosphate guanylyltransferase: protein MNKNYYAIIMAGGIGSRFWPISRTSHPKQFIDILGTGKTLIQNTYERFLKVCPKENIYVVTNENYTKLVKQQLPDMEDQQILTEPVMRNTAPCVAYGCFKIESLNPDAAIVVAPSDQQILDEDAFVAAIEKSLQTAASNDYLITLGIKPSRPDTGYGYIQYTDNVINDEFHKVKTFTEKPTLEIAKTFIQSGDFLWNAGIFVWSARAIVKAFGQYLPEMHEIFADAKPVYNSDDEKPYIHKAYQQCVNISIDYGIMEKADNVYVLPSDFGWSDLGTWASIYDLADKDYVGNAVIPAEKVIMYDSSNCMVNVPGEKLVILQGLHDYIVVESNNSLLICPRDQEQNIKQVVADVKSKFGAKYI from the coding sequence ATGAATAAAAACTATTATGCGATAATTATGGCTGGAGGGATTGGAAGCCGCTTTTGGCCGATAAGCCGTACATCGCACCCAAAACAGTTTATAGATATACTTGGTACCGGTAAAACTTTAATACAAAACACCTACGAACGTTTCCTGAAAGTATGCCCCAAAGAAAATATTTACGTTGTTACTAACGAAAACTACACCAAACTTGTAAAACAGCAATTGCCCGACATGGAGGATCAGCAGATCCTTACCGAACCAGTAATGCGAAACACCGCACCTTGCGTTGCCTATGGCTGTTTTAAAATTGAAAGTCTTAACCCTGATGCCGCAATTGTTGTAGCCCCTTCCGATCAGCAGATCCTGGATGAAGATGCTTTTGTTGCCGCTATTGAAAAATCCCTGCAAACTGCTGCTTCAAATGATTACCTGATAACCCTGGGCATTAAACCATCAAGGCCCGATACCGGTTATGGGTATATCCAATACACCGATAACGTTATCAATGATGAGTTTCATAAAGTAAAAACCTTTACTGAAAAACCAACTCTTGAAATAGCTAAAACCTTTATTCAAAGCGGCGACTTTTTATGGAACGCCGGTATTTTTGTCTGGTCGGCCAGGGCTATTGTTAAAGCTTTTGGCCAGTACCTGCCCGAAATGCATGAGATCTTTGCCGATGCAAAACCGGTTTATAACTCGGACGATGAAAAGCCTTATATACACAAGGCTTACCAACAATGCGTTAACATCTCGATAGATTACGGCATTATGGAAAAAGCCGATAATGTATATGTATTACCTTCGGATTTTGGCTGGAGCGATCTGGGTACATGGGCATCGATATATGACCTGGCCGATAAGGATTATGTAGGTAACGCTGTTATCCCTGCCGAAAAAGTGATCATGTATGATTCCTCAAACTGCATGGTAAACGTACCGGGCGAAAAACTGGTGATATTGCAGGGGCTGCATGATTATATTGTAGTAGAATCAAACAACTCTCTGCTCATTTGCCCCCGCGACCAGGAACAAAACATTAAACAGGTTGTGGCTGACGTGAAAAGTAAATTTGGGGCAAAGTATATTTAG
- the chrA gene encoding chromate efflux transporter, whose amino-acid sequence MNYLQTKMKKRQLLFLRDVLIYTFTAFGGPQAHIAVLLREFVEKRKYITEDELMELNALSQVLPGPSSTQTLVGIAWKVGGLRLAIITFLIWILPSATIMCMAAISYNMVANKSKFAHVISYVQPIAVGIVAYATYTFANKFLKTRISTMLAIGSLIVTLILQNAYAFPILILLGGIISSAMETQQHENELRVKLYSNVNPNKVAYFIGILLFFAALGAVVNQTSPLSLPIRLFENFYRNGILIFGGGQVLVPLMYTEFVEVKHYLGRSEFLSGYALQQALPGPTFSFTSFLGGITLGNKGYSIWGQVIGSLVAVIGINTPGLILILFIVPFWEDLKKITRIKNSLSGINAVAVGFMATALILLVRPFGLNWTAYALMIGTFLVLHFTKIKTPIVIIIGVVLGIIF is encoded by the coding sequence ATGAACTATCTGCAAACAAAAATGAAGAAACGGCAACTATTATTTCTGCGGGATGTGCTGATATATACCTTTACTGCTTTTGGCGGACCGCAAGCCCATATTGCCGTTTTACTGCGCGAATTTGTGGAAAAACGGAAATATATTACCGAAGATGAGTTGATGGAGCTTAATGCCTTATCGCAGGTATTACCCGGCCCTTCGTCAACCCAAACACTGGTTGGGATAGCCTGGAAAGTGGGTGGGCTTAGGCTGGCTATTATTACATTTCTAATTTGGATCCTACCTTCGGCCACTATTATGTGTATGGCGGCAATTAGCTACAATATGGTTGCTAATAAGAGTAAATTTGCACATGTAATCAGTTATGTGCAGCCTATAGCTGTAGGCATAGTTGCTTATGCCACTTATACATTTGCCAACAAATTTTTAAAGACCAGGATCAGCACCATGCTGGCTATAGGTTCACTGATTGTGACACTCATCCTTCAAAATGCTTATGCCTTCCCGATACTGATATTGCTTGGCGGTATTATATCATCGGCCATGGAAACCCAGCAGCATGAAAACGAATTGAGGGTAAAACTATATTCAAATGTTAACCCTAATAAAGTAGCTTATTTTATAGGGATTCTGCTTTTTTTTGCTGCTTTAGGTGCGGTTGTAAATCAAACGTCCCCATTAAGTTTACCAATCCGTTTATTTGAAAACTTTTACCGCAACGGCATCCTTATTTTTGGAGGAGGGCAGGTGCTGGTACCACTTATGTATACCGAATTTGTTGAGGTTAAGCACTACCTGGGCCGGTCGGAGTTTTTGTCGGGATATGCTTTGCAGCAGGCTTTGCCCGGGCCTACATTTTCATTTACTTCGTTTTTGGGCGGCATAACGCTTGGCAACAAAGGATACAGTATTTGGGGGCAGGTAATCGGGAGCCTGGTTGCTGTTATTGGCATCAATACACCAGGCCTTATCCTTATCCTCTTTATTGTGCCGTTTTGGGAGGATTTGAAGAAGATTACACGTATAAAAAACTCCCTGAGCGGTATAAATGCGGTAGCCGTGGGTTTTATGGCAACGGCCTTAATTTTACTGGTAAGGCCTTTTGGTTTAAATTGGACAGCCTATGCCTTAATGATCGGTACCTTCCTGGTGCTGCATTTTACCAAAATAAAAACACCGATAGTGATCATTATCGGTGTGGTTTTAGGGATAATATTTTGA
- a CDS encoding tetratricopeptide repeat protein: protein MELNRLNKLLEFIKNEPDDEFLKYALATEYLRLNETDKALAYYEDLINNHPGYTGTYYHLGKLYEALNRKDDAIKTYETGMKMTKEKRDNHAFSELQAVYRQAMGFEEDDDDY, encoded by the coding sequence ATGGAGTTGAACAGATTGAATAAGCTGTTGGAATTTATAAAAAATGAACCGGATGATGAGTTCCTGAAATATGCCCTGGCAACAGAATATCTGCGTCTGAATGAGACAGATAAGGCACTTGCTTATTATGAAGACCTGATAAATAACCACCCCGGCTATACAGGTACCTATTATCATTTGGGTAAGCTTTATGAAGCGCTAAACCGAAAGGATGACGCCATTAAAACTTATGAAACCGGCATGAAAATGACAAAAGAAAAGCGCGATAATCATGCTTTTTCTGAATTGCAGGCAGTATACAGGCAGGCAATGGGTTTTGAAGAAGACGATGACGATTATTAG
- a CDS encoding electron transfer flavoprotein subunit beta/FixA family protein, producing MKILVCVSNVPDTTTKITFTDNNTQFNTNGVQFILNPYDEIALARAIELTDGGKGTVTVINVGESNTEATIRKALAIGATDAVRINAKPHDAWYVACQIAQYVKANPFDLILTGRESIDYNGSKVAGMLGELLDLPSVSIIKKLDAGDSDATVEREIEGGKEVLTIPYPFVAGTAEGVAEPKIPNMRGIMSARTKPLAVVEPVEVKTFSEIVSYETPAPRGQVKLIPPDDTAKLVELLHTEARVI from the coding sequence ATGAAGATTCTGGTATGTGTAAGTAATGTTCCTGATACCACCACAAAAATAACTTTTACTGATAATAACACACAATTTAATACAAACGGGGTTCAGTTTATACTTAACCCTTATGATGAAATTGCACTTGCCCGCGCCATTGAACTAACCGACGGCGGTAAAGGTACAGTAACTGTAATAAATGTTGGGGAATCAAATACAGAAGCCACTATACGTAAAGCCCTGGCTATTGGCGCTACGGATGCGGTACGAATAAACGCTAAACCGCACGATGCCTGGTATGTAGCGTGTCAGATTGCGCAATATGTAAAAGCCAATCCTTTTGATCTGATCCTAACCGGTCGTGAATCAATTGATTATAACGGATCGAAGGTTGCGGGTATGCTGGGCGAACTGCTTGATTTGCCATCTGTATCTATCATTAAAAAATTAGACGCGGGTGACAGTGATGCAACCGTTGAGCGAGAGATTGAAGGTGGTAAAGAAGTTTTAACTATCCCCTATCCTTTTGTAGCCGGTACTGCCGAAGGGGTGGCCGAACCCAAAATACCCAATATGCGTGGCATTATGTCGGCCCGGACCAAGCCACTTGCAGTTGTTGAACCGGTTGAGGTAAAAACATTTTCGGAGATCGTTAGTTATGAAACACCTGCCCCGCGCGGCCAGGTGAAGCTTATACCTCCCGATGATACTGCTAAATTGGTTGAGTTACTGCATACCGAAGCGCGTGTTATATAA
- the dnaB gene encoding replicative DNA helicase gives MSFENNNQYNKPNTFERRSRIPNPTPFIAGGKLQPQATDLEEAVLGALMLEKDALSSVIDVLKPEVFYQTNHQKIFSAIKILFEKTQPVDILTVTAELRRLGELEMVGGAYYITELTSRVASAANIEFHSRIIIQKFIQRELIRISTEVINNAYEDTADVFDLLDMAEKNLFEIAQSNLRRDARNMDDLVHEALRDIEALKDKKDGLTGVASGFTNLDRMTSGWQKSDLVIIAARPAMGKTAFVLSCARNAAVDFDKPVVVFSLEMSSVQLVNRLIAGEAEIEQEKIRKGTLEEWEWQQVHSKIGRLEKATFIIDDTPALNIFEFRAKCRRLKSQYDIQLIIIDYLQLMHGKAEGKGGGGNREQEISSISRALKSVAKELNVPVIALSQLSRAVESRPGNSKRPMLSDLRESGAIEQDADMVLFLYRPEYYGLTEDEDGNPTQGVGEVIIAKHRNGETGTVRLKFVGKYVKFANLEEGMDGFPPPAGNAFAGLAPSQDFEKQSNFIIRPSRMDDIDDEPPF, from the coding sequence ATGAGTTTTGAGAATAACAACCAGTATAACAAGCCGAATACTTTTGAACGCCGCAGCCGGATCCCCAATCCTACGCCATTTATTGCAGGAGGCAAATTGCAGCCACAGGCTACGGATTTGGAGGAAGCCGTTTTGGGCGCCCTTATGCTGGAGAAAGATGCTCTTTCATCTGTTATAGATGTTTTAAAACCCGAAGTTTTTTATCAAACCAATCACCAGAAGATTTTTTCTGCAATAAAAATCCTGTTTGAAAAAACACAGCCTGTAGATATCCTTACCGTGACTGCCGAATTGCGCAGGCTTGGCGAGCTTGAAATGGTCGGCGGTGCTTACTATATCACTGAACTTACAAGCCGCGTTGCATCAGCTGCCAATATCGAATTCCATTCGCGCATCATCATTCAAAAATTTATCCAGCGCGAACTTATCCGCATTTCCACAGAGGTGATCAACAATGCATATGAGGATACCGCCGATGTATTCGACCTGCTGGACATGGCCGAAAAAAATCTGTTTGAAATAGCCCAGAGCAATTTACGTCGTGACGCCCGTAATATGGACGATCTTGTTCATGAAGCCCTACGCGATATCGAAGCCCTGAAGGATAAAAAAGACGGTTTAACAGGTGTTGCCTCTGGCTTTACCAACCTTGACCGAATGACGTCAGGCTGGCAAAAATCAGATCTGGTGATCATTGCAGCTCGTCCGGCGATGGGTAAAACAGCTTTTGTATTGAGTTGTGCCCGCAACGCTGCGGTTGATTTTGACAAGCCGGTTGTGGTGTTTTCGCTGGAGATGTCATCGGTACAGTTAGTTAACCGTTTGATAGCTGGCGAGGCAGAAATTGAACAGGAAAAAATCCGTAAAGGCACGCTTGAAGAATGGGAATGGCAGCAGGTACACTCCAAAATTGGCAGGCTTGAAAAAGCAACGTTTATCATTGATGATACACCTGCCCTGAACATCTTTGAGTTCAGGGCAAAATGTCGTCGCTTAAAATCGCAATATGATATTCAATTGATCATCATTGACTACTTACAGTTGATGCACGGCAAGGCCGAAGGTAAAGGCGGCGGCGGTAACCGTGAGCAGGAGATCAGCAGTATTTCGCGTGCTTTAAAGTCGGTGGCCAAGGAGCTCAACGTACCGGTTATCGCACTTTCGCAGCTAAGCCGTGCGGTTGAAAGCCGACCGGGCAACTCAAAAAGGCCAATGCTTTCGGACTTACGTGAATCGGGTGCTATTGAGCAGGATGCCGACATGGTATTATTCCTCTATCGTCCCGAATATTATGGCCTGACCGAAGATGAGGACGGTAACCCTACTCAGGGCGTAGGCGAAGTAATCATAGCCAAGCACCGTAACGGTGAAACAGGCACTGTCCGACTTAAATTTGTGGGCAAATATGTTAAGTTCGCAAATCTTGAAGAAGGTATGGATGGCTTCCCTCCTCCCGCAGGTAACGCTTTCGCAGGCCTCGCCCCTTCACAGGATTTTGAAAAGCAGAGTAACTTCATTATACGTCCTTCAAGAATGGACGATATAGATGATGAACCGCCATTTTAA